A stretch of DNA from Nitrospira sp. KM1:
AGACGGAACGATTTTCTAAGCCGGTAACTCCACTGTTCAATACGTTCTTCAACACGTTCTTCACTACGTTCAAGGTGTTGAACACCTCCAGAGTCCTGTTGCCAAAGCGGCTCTACACGCGGTTTTTGTCCAAAGCGCAAGAGTTCGCGGCCAGTCGCGTTGAGGCAATCCCGGGACGCGTGGTGCTCATCAATTCTGCACTGGCGGCCGGTGGAGCTGAACGGCAGGTCGTCTCGACGCTGCAGGGTCTTCGCGAAAAGCGGCTGGAAGCCACCCTGCTGTGCGAAGATCTCTATAGCCGATCGGGACATGATTTTTTTCTTGGAAAAGTACAAAAGTTGGATATCCCGGTCCGAGAGGTACGCCGCGGAGTCAAACCGATGCAATATGTCGAGAGACTGTCTCGCTTTCCGGATCTGCTTCATCTGTTGAACAAAATGCCCTGCGCCCTTCGAGACGATGTAATTGACCTCTACATGGAGTTTCGAATCCTGAAGCCTGAAGTGGTGCATGCCTGGCAAGACAGTACAAGTATCAAAGTCGGAATGGCGGCAACGTTGGCCGGCGTACCCCACATCGTTCTGTCATCGCGCAATGTGAGCCCGCCGCATTTCGCCTATCATCAGGACTACATGAAGCCGGCGTACCAAGCGCTCTCGGAATTCGATCAGATTGTGTTCATCAACAACAGCCGTGCCGGGGCCGAGGACTATGCCAGATGGCTCGGCATCCCCTCGTCTCGCTTCACCCTGGTGCGCAACGGCCTCGATTTGACCGCCCTGCACAGGGCGAAGCCGGAAGAAATCGCGCGTTTCCGAGCTCATCTGAAGATTCCCCCAGGCGTACACTTGGTCGGATCGGTATTCCGATATTGGCCGGAAAAGCGCCCGCTCTTATGGATTGAAATGGCCGCAAAGATCGCCTCGCAAGCTCCGGACGTCCACTTCCTTATCGTGGGATGGGGGCCTCTTCGCTCCGAGATGGAACGCATGATCGACAAGCTCGGTCTTGGAACGCAATTCCACCTGGTAGAGGAACGGAGCGACATCGCCACGCCGGTCTCGTCAATGGATGTCTTCGTGCTCACCTCGGAGTACGAAGGAACACCCAACGTCGTGATTGAAAGCCAGCAACTTGGCGTGCCGGTGGTGGCAACAAAAGCCGGAGGAACAGGTGAAGCGATGGCGCCTGGGATTACCGGGTGGATCGTTGATCCGCCGACTCCTGCTGCGTTGGCAGCACAGGTCCTCAGCGTATTGAACAATGGGCAGGCATTGGCCATAGCCAGGGCCACGGGTCCGGAATTTGTCAGGTCCACATTTGGTATCGAGCGCATGGTTCGAGAAACGCTAGCGGCCTACCGGGTTCCTGCTTTCACCCAAGATCTCGTTGAACCGAACCTCGTACACAACGCTCGCGCTTCCGAGGAGCGACGAGATCGAGCGACGCGATTCGATCGACCAGCGTTTACCGAGAATCATATAGCCCGTGTAGAATAATCCCATCGGGTCCGCGTTGAGCACTTCCATACCGTGCTCACGAAAGTGCTTCACCCATCGGCGCCGGCTAAACGTCCAGATTTCAGTCAAGGCATTGCCAAATTCGCCATGCCGCGGAGGAATCGCATGCCCGCCGGTCGTCCGGACTATGCTCCAAACCACACCGGCGATTCTCACCAGTTCGTGCACAGACACACTCCGCGGAATCAACCCAGGCGCCAACATGCGCCAGCGCTGCAACAGATCCGCATAATTGGCTACATTCGACCAAAAGCGCCAAACCCCGGTCGGCATCACATGAACGCAATATCCTCCAGGTTTCAACACCCGGCGACTTTCACGGTGAATCTGACCCAAGTCCAGGATATGTTCTAGCGCGTTGGATGAAAATACGATATCGAACGTGTGATCCGCGAATGGGAATACCCTTCCATCGTATTCGGCGACGGGAAAGACGCGGTCAACTTTGTAATGGGATGTGGCAACGTCTATTGAGCTGACATCGAAACCACGTTGGGACAAAAGTTCGGCTTGATACCCAGTGCCGCCTCCGATTTCCAAGATGGAGGCTCCATCTCGAAAGTGTTTGGCAATGACATCGATTTCATAATTTCGTTCGATATGGAGAAACTCCGTCGAAAACATCTATCAAGATTCTATGACACAACGGGATAAGATCGGAGATGGTCAGCCCCTTCGAGCCGTATGCTTGTGTCCCATCCGGAGTAGCGCATGACGGATCCTGTTCAGTTTCGACAATGCGCCCCGCATGGTCGACGTGACGGAGCGTGGAGGCCGAGGACCGACAGCGCCACCTCCTGCCTGCCGTTCAATCTGCACCAGATTCCTGTAGGCATCATAGATGTCCGTTGGACTCTTGACCTGAAGACCAATTGGCGAGCTTTCCCCGTAATTCGCATAGTATTGGTTTTTTGGCCTGGGAACTGGAGTGAACTGCGGTACCGTCACGATGATGGGAGCCGGCTTCTTGTCCGTCGTCAGACCTTTTCCCCAACCTGGATGCCCCGAGACAGGCCCGGTGACGAGCCACCCCTCCGGCTCGAGCAGATCGTGATATAGACCGTAGCACAGGGGAGAAATGCCCGCTGCCGCTTCGCGTGGAAGGCATAATTTATACTCGCCCGCGTGAGACGTAATCGCCAGGTAGGAAATTGGATCGGAATCCCATAAATGAGTGACGATTATTCCCGGATTCCTCATGTTTCGTAATGACTCGTACGGATCCTCCACCCTGACGGATACGGTGATCGCGGACCTGTACCGTTCAGCAGCGCGAGCGTAGAGGGTCTTCAACTCCCGAATCATTCCGAGCGGATTCACCCGCTGTATGGCACGGCTGCCCCACTCCTCCGACTTCAGCACCAGACGCTCGGCATCGTCAAGCACTTCGGGCCACCCCCAAGTCTGTCTCTCGAAATCCTCAAAAATATCCAGTCGCTCGGTCACCGGATAGATGAGGATAGGAGAAAGGTTCAACCCGATCTCATGCTCAATGGCAAACTCCAGGTTGGAAGCCAATTCCACCATGTTCGACTTGCAGATGATCATTCCCACGGAAAACACACGTCTGGGAGCATCGTGCGTGGACATAGCGCGCAGCACATTGCTCAAGACGGAATCATAACTGGCGCCGGCGCGGATTTTCTCAAACGTGTCCTTGGCAAAACTATCGACGGAAATGCTGGCATTGACCCGAGGAAACTTGTCAAGCTTCTCCAATTCGCGCACCGTCAGCATCGTTCCATTGCTGGTAAATCCGAACGTCAGGTTTGGATTGTCCTTGGTCCGAAAATTATCGATAAATTCCCTGAAGCGCTTGATCAAATAGGGCTCTCCGCCATGCCAGATGAACTGGTAGAGAAACGGCACGTGCGCCAAGACATCCGGTACCGTCTCCGGTCGATGCTGAACGCGCATCAGCCGGACTGTGTTCTGGCTGCAGGCTGGACAATCGATATTGCAGTCAGCCGTCGAAATCAGCGAGATCATGCTCGGCTTCGCAGCCATCTGTTCCTCGCCCGCTCGATAATCTTTATAGGCCTGTAGCAAATTACGCCCCGACGCTGAATCGGATACAAGGCCGTGAAGCGTGACGGTAATCTCAGCTGCCCTCAACTCGTAACGCCGACCGTTCATAGCCGGATTGCTGTTGTCCGACGTCGAAAAATAAAGATACCGTCCCCACACGGAATAGCGACCAGCCCCGATATGCCGGATGTCGTCGTGGAGGGCATCCGGAATAGGTAGAGGGTCATCATCCTCGCATAGGATAACTGGAGTCGGGTTGTTCTTGACTGCCTTCTGGAACCATTCCGGAATCAACGTGTAATAGCAGTGACCGCTTTCCGGTAAGAAGTCTGCAGACCACGTGAATTTGGGATACTGGCCATTGCTCCAGCGATACGACATACACTCATGGCATGGATACCCTTGCAAATCACCCGTAGCGTTTCGGTGTCGCAGCTCGCGAAACTGCTTCCCATTCCAGATTTCCTCGATCGTTTGCTCATTCGTGTTACCCAATGGCTTTCCGGTATTGCCGTACCCCGCCCAAAAACAGCAGGGAACGACCTCTCCCGTCAAATCGATAATCATCTGCTGCCAGGGATAGGCGCAAATGTTGTCAGTAGACGAACCCGGAACAGCACCGCTGTTGCCGGCTTGATCGGTTCTGCCGATCTCCGTTGGCATGTTTGCATCACTCATTTGAGCACTCGCAGTCCCTGTAATCCATCTAGTCTATTTTCGGCACGATACGAACAACACCAGTGAACCCAAGTCATCATTGCTCAATGCTTGAAACCGGGGGGCAAATGTCTCACGAATCTCCGGAGTGATCCCCCTGTAAGCATGGTGCTTGGGCAGAAACATCTCATCGTTGAAATACACCACAGGCACATCTTGCTCGGAGAGTGCGTGCGTATCACAAAAACCCTGCTTGTCGAATGCCTTCAGAAAATCGACCTTTCGCCATCGGTTTTGATAATACTTCATGGTACTGGGCGTCCATCGCTTGCGCCACTCCTCATCACTGTACGCTAGAAATGCAAATGGATTGTAGGGACCGTCGGTGTCTTTAAAAGGCTCATGGGACGCAAGATCGACAGAATGCAGCATCAGCCCACCCGGACTGAGGATGCGGTGCATTTCGGCGATTGCTTCCGCGGGCTTCTCGACATGCTCCAGGACTGAAAACGAAAAGATCTGATCCACACTTCCGGTTTGCAGAGGGTAGCTATTGACGCCGGCAACGGCAAACTGCAGCGGGAACTCACGTGCGTTTCGTTCCGAATCAGTAGCATTGATAATTGAGAGGCCGCGCGTCGTATCCATCCAAGGATAAAACTCTCTCGCCATACGCCAGACGCTTCTCAACAGATTCTCATTCCACCATTCCTGCGAGGGAAACGCGTCGAGGCCGATATATGTTCGTGCGCCAGCCATCAACAACAGCAGCCCCAAAGCGGCGCTCCGTCCCGGGCCGATCTCGACAATAATCTTGTCTTTTAAACTCTCCTTCCGCTCCGTCAGCCACCATTGCAGCGTGTTGGAGGTGCGTATGACTCCGACCGATCCACCGTAAATCGACGATTGCTGTTTGAGCAGTTCACAGAGAACGTGTTCTTTCGAGTCAAAGAGGGGATCGTGATAGAAGAAGGTCGTGTCGCGGGTATAATTCAAGAAGAAATCGAGAACCGG
This window harbors:
- a CDS encoding SPASM domain-containing protein → MPTEIGRTDQAGNSGAVPGSSTDNICAYPWQQMIIDLTGEVVPCCFWAGYGNTGKPLGNTNEQTIEEIWNGKQFRELRHRNATGDLQGYPCHECMSYRWSNGQYPKFTWSADFLPESGHCYYTLIPEWFQKAVKNNPTPVILCEDDDPLPIPDALHDDIRHIGAGRYSVWGRYLYFSTSDNSNPAMNGRRYELRAAEITVTLHGLVSDSASGRNLLQAYKDYRAGEEQMAAKPSMISLISTADCNIDCPACSQNTVRLMRVQHRPETVPDVLAHVPFLYQFIWHGGEPYLIKRFREFIDNFRTKDNPNLTFGFTSNGTMLTVRELEKLDKFPRVNASISVDSFAKDTFEKIRAGASYDSVLSNVLRAMSTHDAPRRVFSVGMIICKSNMVELASNLEFAIEHEIGLNLSPILIYPVTERLDIFEDFERQTWGWPEVLDDAERLVLKSEEWGSRAIQRVNPLGMIRELKTLYARAAERYRSAITVSVRVEDPYESLRNMRNPGIIVTHLWDSDPISYLAITSHAGEYKLCLPREAAAGISPLCYGLYHDLLEPEGWLVTGPVSGHPGWGKGLTTDKKPAPIIVTVPQFTPVPRPKNQYYANYGESSPIGLQVKSPTDIYDAYRNLVQIERQAGGGAVGPRPPRSVTSTMRGALSKLNRIRHALLRMGHKHTARRG
- a CDS encoding class I SAM-dependent methyltransferase, encoding MSDSISIIEPRQIRHVDGHAFAFDFPKFSHVADASETPNRSPLLLFEEDRLLGPRHALHADIAGDGKGRYSHWGSGVIFASSDNSDPRSNGRRYGISLADPKRLNGYALPIAVEALVELNKTGEQEPVLDFFLNYTRDTTFFYHDPLFDSKEHVLCELLKQQSSIYGGSVGVIRTSNTLQWWLTERKESLKDKIIVEIGPGRSAALGLLLLMAGARTYIGLDAFPSQEWWNENLLRSVWRMAREFYPWMDTTRGLSIINATDSERNAREFPLQFAVAGVNSYPLQTGSVDQIFSFSVLEHVEKPAEAIAEMHRILSPGGLMLHSVDLASHEPFKDTDGPYNPFAFLAYSDEEWRKRWTPSTMKYYQNRWRKVDFLKAFDKQGFCDTHALSEQDVPVVYFNDEMFLPKHHAYRGITPEIRETFAPRFQALSNDDLGSLVLFVSCRK
- a CDS encoding glycosyltransferase → MRTIDQFPAPISPDGYRRADESRSLNNQQIQDALDFCHDHGITEFVLAVPFDVPLADICTLRKDSRVVGLIVAKPSQEVRSTYNNWMGCYLPDSYTWTLPPQYANTIVFVGTRSRITFRMLKSSARHGIRRIVCCTPMAWVNLSIVYLIICRICSYAAAKTERFSKPVTPLFNTFFNTFFTTFKVLNTSRVLLPKRLYTRFLSKAQEFAASRVEAIPGRVVLINSALAAGGAERQVVSTLQGLREKRLEATLLCEDLYSRSGHDFFLGKVQKLDIPVREVRRGVKPMQYVERLSRFPDLLHLLNKMPCALRDDVIDLYMEFRILKPEVVHAWQDSTSIKVGMAATLAGVPHIVLSSRNVSPPHFAYHQDYMKPAYQALSEFDQIVFINNSRAGAEDYARWLGIPSSRFTLVRNGLDLTALHRAKPEEIARFRAHLKIPPGVHLVGSVFRYWPEKRPLLWIEMAAKIASQAPDVHFLIVGWGPLRSEMERMIDKLGLGTQFHLVEERSDIATPVSSMDVFVLTSEYEGTPNVVIESQQLGVPVVATKAGGTGEAMAPGITGWIVDPPTPAALAAQVLSVLNNGQALAIARATGPEFVRSTFGIERMVRETLAAYRVPAFTQDLVEPNLVHNARASEERRDRATRFDRPAFTENHIARVE